GCCACATCGTTGACCGCGTTGATTCCGGTCGCCTCCCCGCTTTTCATTCCGGCCGGCTTGAGTCCGGTGAACTTCTTGTTGGGAATATCGATCACGATCGGGATGTTACCTCCCGATCCGGTCGTATAGAAGCCGACGGCAAAATCCGAATTGTTGATACCAAGGATTTCGGTAGCGGCCCCGTTGCCGGTACCCTCTTTGCGATCCTTGAAGAGCGACATGAGGCCGTTGAAGATCACGAACCCCCACGTTCCACGCAGTTGCGGCGGTCCGACGACGTAGCCGGCGATGATCGGCGTGGTCGAACTGCTGGAGATGCTTGTTGCAACGGTCGCCACGGAGCCAAAGTCCGTTATCGACGCGAAGCTTCCGTAGGGAGGCGTCGCGCTATAGCCGACGGAGAGGCCGCTCACGCCGGTTCCGGCCGCTCCGACGATTTCACTCGAGTTATTGATTCCATTCACCGCATTGGTGGTGAGTCCGGTCTCGTCAACGGTTTGATACGTATACGTGACCGCCGCCGAACGAACCAACGACCGGACTGCGTGCCCCTGCGGCAACAGGTTCGACGATGAGAACGATGAGCCGGCGCCGCTGCATGACGACAATGCGACGCCGCACAAGAGTAGGCTAGGGAGTCGCCACGAATCCATGTTGGACTCCCTTTCCATCGACGTAATAGCCGCAGATGTCGTCGTGGTTGTTGATGCCCGTCACCCACGTGCCACCCTCAGCATTCGGATCGTCGATCTTCTGCCAAAACTGCGCGCCGCTGCCCTTAGTTGGACCGATCAGCATGAATCCGTGCGTGTCGCCACTACGGTCGACATAATTGCCCACGACCTCATCCTGCCAGTTCAGGCTCAGAGCTTTCGTTTGCGTCGAGCCCGGATACGAGAGCGGATAATACGTGCCCGTCTGCAGGAAAAAGCTTGAGGCACTGACCGAGCCCGAAGTGGTTTCCCAGCCGACGATGTTGCCTTTCCCGTCAATGCCCGTCGCATACGAGTTCTGCGCTTCCGGAGGGGTGAGATCGGTATAGGTTTCGGTCGGCACCGCAAGCTCGAAGGCGACGCTGACGCCGGTGCTGTTGGTATAGAAGCCAACGGCCTGCTCGGAGTCGTTGATGCCTAAAATCTCGGTAATCGCGTTATTGCCGGTACCTTCATTGGGATCTTCCAGAAGCGTCCAAAGCCCTTGGATCCTGACGAAACCCCAGGTGCCGCCCAAATTGTTGGGGTCGATCACGTACCCTGCAACGATCTTATTGCTCGATAGGCTCGTCGCCACGGTGCCCTGAGCGCCCGGGTCGTTCTCGCTGCGAAACTTCGTGTACGGCGGTTGCGACGTGTACGTCTCGGGGATGCTGCTGCCTTCTCCGCCGCCGTAGATTCCGACGATCTTGGAGAGCTGGTTGATTCCCGTCACCGCATTGGTCTCGGAGTTGGGATCGTCAACCGTTGTGAACTTAAATGGAATCGGCGTCGACGATGCCACCGTGTGAGCGATACGTTGAGATGTCCGTAACGCACTTTGCGAGGTCGGCGGAAGTCCGCCGGTCGGCCCGACCGTTGAAGCCGGGCCGCTACAGGCGGCCGCGGCGAGAACGCATAGACCGATCAACAGTGCTGATGCGTGTGGGGATTTGAAGATAGATGTGCAGTTCATGGAATTCTCCTAAACTACGTAGAGAAGGCCCCACTGAGGCTTTCTAGTAAATTGTTCATCCATAATGGCACCGCGCGGTAAGACTTACAAGGAAAAAGCGGCGCCGTGCCGCGACTCTAACTCAACGTCTCGATCTCGTTAACGCGTTAACAAGGGCCCTCGCCTCCGGGCCTGGGCTGAGGAATTGTTCGCGAGACTGGGTACCAGAGCGCTATGGATGAAAACAACGAGCGCCGAGACGGAGTTGATGACGCCGACGACACCGGACTGATCGCCGGTGAGGAGCTGATCACCCGAGCAGAAACGTTGCTTCCGCTCGAGCGCCTTCGAGAAGACGAGCCTTAGGTGCCGTAACGGCGGCGGCGTGCTCTAAAATCCGTCAGCGCCGCATTGAGGTGGCGTTCGTCGAAGTCGGGCCAATAGATCGGCGTGGCCCAGAACTCGGCGTAAGCGGATTGAAACAAGAGGAAGTTCGATAACCGCAATTCGCCGCCGGTTCGCACGATGAGGTCGGGGTCCGGCAATCCCGCGGTATAGAGGCGGCTCGCGAGCGCGCCTTCATCGATCGACGAAACATCGCGTGCGCCGCTGCGCACTTCTTCGGCGAGCGAGCGTACCGCGTCGCCGATTTCGCGACGTCCGCCGTAGTCGATCGCGAGATTGAGCACGATGCCGCCATTCTGCGACGTTTCGGCGGCCAGCCGTTCGAGCGCGATCCGCGTGCTCGCGGGCAGACGCTCCCTGCGACCGCAAAGGCGCACGCGGACACCATCTCGCGCTAGCCGGCGCAGCTCGCCGCGCGCGGCACGCGTGCACAGGCGCATCAAGAGACCAACTTCGCGCGCCGGGCGATCCCAATTCTCCTCCGAGAACGCATATGCCGTGACGACGCGCACGCCGGCGGCGCCGGCGGCGCGAACGATGCGGCGAAGTGCCGCAATCCCGCGACGATATCCGTACGCCAGCGGCAAGCCGCGCTGCGCCGCCCACCTCCGATTGCCGTCCATAATAATCGCGACGTGTTGCGGCGTCACGTCGTGGCCAATCGGCGCCGTGCGGCGGGCTCTTTCGCCCGGTCGTGAACGTCGCGGACGACGGCTTCGAGTTCGTCGACGTAGGCGAGAAAGCGCACGCGTCCGCGTTTGGTGATGCGATAGACCGTTTGCGGTCGGCCGGAACCCCGCTGCTTTTCAACCGCGACGATGCCGAGATCGGTCAGGGCGTGAACGTGCCGATTGAGGTTGCCGTCGGAGAGATCGCAAGCAGCGGCGAGTTCGGTAAAGCTCAATCCGCTGGGATGGGCGATCAAACACGTGCAAATCGCCAACCGGCCGCGTTCGTGAAAAATTCGCTCCAAGCCGGGATAGGAGAACGGCGCTTGCATCTCGCTCACTGGGTGCGCTCCCGCCAAATGAGCATACCCAGGCCGATTTGACCCAAGCCAAAGCCCAGGGGCATCACCCACCAGGCGAGGGCGACCGCTTGCAGCGGCGAGACCAGAAAGAGTGCGGCGAGAGCAGCGAAGCCGAGCGTGATCGCAAAAGTCGAGTGTGGAATCGAATTGCGCGAAGCAAAGAGGCCGAGAGAATAGAATGCGAACCAGGTGCCGGGAAGCAGCTCGTACGCCGACCGATCGATCAGGGCGACGGTGAGCAGGCCCCCGAGTACCACACTCGGCGCGATCGAACGTGCGGCCGTGCGAAATCGGCTGGTCGCGCCGGGACCGCGCTGCTTCCAAAGCCAGGCGACAACCGCGCCGTAGTTAAGCGCAAGGGCCACCGCGAGGCAACCCATCCAAATAACGACGTACCGATGCAGCGCTTCGGTTCCCGACGGATGCGGCGCAGTTTCGAGCTGCAACCATCCGGCCGCAAAGGCGGCGACCCCGCTCGCGATCGCGGCTGCCGCCGAATACCCTTCGAATCGTTGAACCCCGACGAGCCGATCGCGCACCTCGGCAAGATCGGAAAGGGCCCGTTCGATTTCCACGCTCTGCCGTCCTTAACTTTGTAGCACAAAGTCATTAACTTTGTACCACAAAGCCGGCGCTAGCGCAAGCTCAGTTCGATCGCGAGCGCTTGCGGACGGTCTTCCGTTTTCTCTTGGCGCGTGTCGCCATGGAATCGACCACCGCCGCCGTCTCTTTGAGAATTTGCCCAGCCGTGATCACCGTGTCACCAACTTCGTCGGCTCGCGCAGCGGTCGCGTGAACCTTCTCGGCGACGCGTCGGACCGTACGTTTGGGGTTTGCCGCGGCTTTCTTCACCTTGGTTGCCAGGCCGCCAGCGGCCTTCCGCGCCCGGGTTGCGGACTTCTTCGCAGCGCTCGGTTTACGCGAGGTTGATTTTTTTGCTTTACGAGGCATCGTCACTCTCCATAGCAAATTTCTGCAACCTTTCCCCAGCTCGGCACCGACCAAACAACCATCGAGGTAGCGCAACGCAGGATTTTCGCGACGGCATGGTGTCTGTTGACTCATCGACGCAACGCTCTCTGGATTGATTGTGCGATGAACGCTTCGAGGACTCTCACTCTCCTTTCCGCCGCCGCTCTGGCCGCGTGCGGCGGACCGGCCTCTTCGCCCGACCGCGTCTCGCCGATTGCGGGCTCTTCCGGATCGCAGTCGACCCTCGGCTCGACGCCCGTGAGGTTCAAGTTCACCACGCTCGACGATCCCGTCTATTCAGACGTGAACGTTTTACGGGCAATAAATAACCGGGGGCATATCGTCGGCTATTACGGTAGCGGCTCTGCGAGCGACCCCGCCGTCGGATATATCATCGATCCGCCCTATCTGCCGAACAACTTTCACAAGATCGTCTTTCCGAAGGCACTCGATACTTTTCCGAGCGCGCTGAACAACGCCAAAATGATGATGGGGTACGAGTCTTCATCGGCGGGCAAGACAATCAGCTATGGTTATACCGGCCGAATCTGGTCCACGTATCAAGAACCGAAGGCTCATGGCCCCGGCAGCTCCACTGAGATCTATGGCGTGAACGATTCGGGCATCGCCGTGGGCTGCTACCACGGCGCATCCGAAAAGGGCTGCTTCCAGCTCACCGTCGCCACCGATCGTTACAAAGGCCTCGACCTGCCCGGAACCAGCGCCGTTGCGACCGGAATCAATGGGGCCGGCGACCTTATCGGTTACTGCAGGCAGTCTCACCGCGTCGTCGGCTTCATTCGAAAAAACGGAGCCTATACCGAGCTATCCTATCCCGGCTCGGTCGGTACCGAGTTCCTCGGGATCACCGCTCACGACTACGTGACCGGCTTTTACGTCGATAAGTCCGGCGCAACCCATGCCTTCTTGCTCACCGATCCAACGCATCCGCGGTTGACGGCGTGGCAGTCGCTCGACGATCCCCTCGGCCTCGGAACGACGGTCGGCACCGGTGTCAATATTCATAAAACGGTCGTCGGCTACTACGTCGACGTCGCGGGCGTCACGCATGGCTTCGTGGCCGCGGTGGAGTCGCCCAAGTAGGTAATTCCGCAAGCCGCTGCTACAATGCCAGGCGTATGGCACTGGGCGTCGTCAGACTTGCCCAATGGTGACCGATGCAGCTTCTTGATGCGCGGCCCGTCTATGCGGCCAGCGATCTCAACGATTACCTGGAGTGTAAACGGTTGAGCGAACTCAGCGCGCTCGTCGCTTTCGGCAAATGCGTTCGTCCCAACATCGACGATCCGACGGCCGACCTCTTGCGGCGTAAGGGCGAGGAGCACGAGAAGGCCTATCTCGAGCGGCTGCGCGACGCGCATCCCCGCACCGTCGAATTTGAGCGTCCTCACTGCAGCATCGGCGCCTACGAGGCGGCCGATCGCGCGACGCTCGAAGCGATGCGAAACGGCGCGCCCGTCATCTATCAGGCTACCTTTTTCGACGGCGAGTTCTTAGGGCACGCCGATTTCCTCCGCCGAGTGCCGGTTCCCTCGGACCTCGGCGAGCACAGTTATGAGGTCGTTGACACGAAGCTCGGGCTCAATCCGAAACCGTACTATCTCGTGCAGCTTTGCAACTACAGCGAACACGTGGAACGTCTCCAAGGCCGTTTGCCCGGCGAAGCCTACGTGCTGCTCGGAAACGGCGAGCAACGCCGCTTCAGGTTACGCGAGTACATGGCGTACTATCGCCGGCTCAAACGCCGTTTCCTAGAGTTCGTCGCGAATCCGGCGCTGGCGCGTGGAGAGACTCCCAGCGAATATCCCATGCAGTGCAAGCATTGTTCGATCTGCGCGTGGAACGAGCAATGTGCGAACCAGCGCCGAAGCGATGACCACCTGAGCCTCGTTGCGTGGATGCGGCGCGATCAAATTGCGAAACTCGAGGCCGGCGGCATAGGAACGCTCGAGCAGCTCGCCGGTGCCGTCGACGAGCAGCGGCCTAGCGGAATGAGCCCGCAGACGTTCGCGAAGTTGTCCCGTCAGGCATCGCTCCAGTTGCGCGGACGCACTAGCGCACGCCCAATCTACGAACTCTTGTCGCACGATCCCGGACTCGGCTTCGAGTTGCTGCCGCCGCCCGCGCCGGGCGACGTTTTTTTCGATATGGAAGGCGATCCGCTCTTCGAACCCGGCCGCACGCTAGAGTACCTCTTCGGCTGCTGGATGCCCGACGACGAGCGGCAGTATCGCGCGTTCTGGGCGCGCAGCCGCGCCGAGGAGAAGCATGCCTTCGAGTCGTTTGTCGATTTCATCGCCGAACGCCGGCGACAGTTTCCGGACTTACATGTGTATCACTACGCCAGTTACGAGAAAAATGCGCTGCGCCGCCTGGCCCAACAGCACGCGACGCGCGAGGAGCTGATCGACGATTTTCTGCGCGACGACGTTCTCGTCGATCTTTTTGCCGTCGCTCGCGTGGCACTTGCGATTTCCCACGAGAGCTATGGCCTGAAGAGCTTCGAGCGCTTCTACGGCTTTGCTCGCGACACCGTCGTCAAGAAGGGCGACGAATCGATCGTCATGTTCGAGCGGTGGCTGCTCGAGCGCGACGAGGCGATCCTCGACGACATCGAGCGCTACAATCGGGACGATTGTCGTTCGACCTGCGACCTTCGCGCGTGGTTGCTCGAACGTCGCGCTGAAGCCATCGAGAAGTTTGGCATCGACTTGCCACTGCGCGCTACACAGCACGGTCAACTCTGCCACGTCGAGTTCGAAGCAACGTGTAGCAAATGCGTCAAGCGACGCAACGACGAATCCGACGAAGCGCGCCGGAGCGGCCTCGAGCGCCGGCTGCTGCACGACGTCGTCGCTCCCCAGACAGAAGAGCAATATCGTTTCCTCGAACCCGACCGCCGAACGCG
This Candidatus Eremiobacterota bacterium DNA region includes the following protein-coding sequences:
- the uppS gene encoding di-trans,poly-cis-decaprenylcistransferase, with the protein product MDGNRRWAAQRGLPLAYGYRRGIAALRRIVRAAGAAGVRVVTAYAFSEENWDRPAREVGLLMRLCTRAARGELRRLARDGVRVRLCGRRERLPASTRIALERLAAETSQNGGIVLNLAIDYGGRREIGDAVRSLAEEVRSGARDVSSIDEGALASRLYTAGLPDPDLIVRTGGELRLSNFLLFQSAYAEFWATPIYWPDFDERHLNAALTDFRARRRRYGT
- a CDS encoding transcriptional regulator, with protein sequence MQAPFSYPGLERIFHERGRLAICTCLIAHPSGLSFTELAAACDLSDGNLNRHVHALTDLGIVAVEKQRGSGRPQTVYRITKRGRVRFLAYVDELEAVVRDVHDRAKEPAARRRLATT